The Tenrec ecaudatus isolate mTenEca1 chromosome 8, mTenEca1.hap1, whole genome shotgun sequence DNA window tttataattatattgCCAGCATCAGAGATTATGGTTAGAAAGACTTTATGAattgatttcatctcacatatattgtgctttatatatttatatattgataTTGATATGAAGTCAATTAATGCATATAAAGGAGCcctccctagtggtatagtgactAAAGTGCTTAGCTGTTAAATAGGAAAATCAAAGATGAGGCATCCGCTCTTGTAAACATTACAGCCTTaggaaccctatgggacagttctaccctgtcctatgggaccGCTATGTGTTGGACTCACCGGTATTAGGCGGCATTCTGAGTTACGGATATTTTAGTGGCAGTGCCTGCTCTTTCAGTGAGGCCTCCCAGGACTCCACAGAGCATGGCTTTCCAGCTCCTTGGCGGAGCCCATGCGGAAGTCACTGTGTGACTTGGTGATCCAATGAGCTATGTAAGTCTCTCTCTGTGTTAGCCAGAGTTATGGGAGGGGTGCATGATGACTTTATTTTGATGCTCCCCAAGCAGGAAGATTCCTCTCCTGTTTAGATAAATCACTCGTCAACCTGATAGCAGAAAAGCCACCTACCAGCACCCTTTGAGAAAGCTAtcaaccaatttttaaaaagcgcCTGTAGTTTACCATATATATTTCTTCACGTTTCTTATTGGGTCTTTACTACGTAACCCTTGAgaagttttatttttatgaattgagGCTCAGAGAATACCTCCTGATACGAACTGTACATTTGAGTCTCTAACCCAGCGTCACGGCTTCAGGGTCTAGCTGACTTCCCAGGGTAGAAAACTAGCCATGGTGCTTGGTAGAGGTGATACACCAGAGCAGCCAGTTGGTTTCACGTGGCACTGGATTAAACACAGGCCTGTAAAACACAGAACAAATTTTTAATCCCTTTATGACTCAGTTTTCTTGTCCATATATTGGGTTCAGTCGACCTTCTCCAAGCCTCAattcataaaagaaaaatgaCTCAATGGTTATATTGTCAACAGAGGGTTGCTTTAAGGGTAAATGGTACAATGCTGCTAAGCACCAATTAAAGTATTTGCCTCAAGATAGAGACTTTTTGGGAATTTTCTGTGACTCTTATGAGGAACATATTTCCCTGGCACAAGACAGAGGCTATTTCCAGCTCAGACATCCAGACATTGTTCACTAGCAAAGAGACACACTTGATGGTGACTTATGGGTAGCTATTCAGTGGGCCCTGGGAAAACATTATATCAGAAACTCAATTGATTGCCCTGTGTCAGTGATTGCAACACTCCCAATCACAGATTCCTGAATTTTCCTCTAATTGACAGGGATCGAAGAGAAGAGATCCTCTGGTCAACAAGCAGCAGAGAACATAATGGTGCCTTCCTTCTGTCTGCAGGTTCCAGTGTTCCTCCTGCTCTCGAGCCTGGGCTTCTGCCAAAGTGCAGGTCCTCTGCCACATGAACTGGAACCTCCAGACGTCGCAGGGGCAGGTGCTAATGCGATTCTTTGCTCAGAGGTGTAAAAAGTGTCAACTGTCCCAATTTGAGAAGCCCACGTTCTCTTCTGAGAGCACCAGTACAATTCTGAACAACCTGGTGCAGCGTATTCTGGAGAGATTCTATGGCAAGGACCTCAGTACTGTTCGGGAGGTCCCGGTGGTGGCAGAAGTGCCTTTGAACGGGTCTCACGACACAGCCAATTGCGAAGCATGTGTTCTTGGCTTTTGTAAACATGGCTTACAAGACCCACTCACTTCATTCTCCTACCTGGATATTGGGAATTTCTTGCCTACTGTGAGTGACGTGTTGGTCCAAAATAGAGTCACACAGGAGTCAGCTGAAGTAGGAGTGCAAATGTCAGAGTCCAGCCGTGCCATGGCTGGGACCCAAGGGTATGAGCTAACCCCTCAGACCACATCTGGGGCAGTCTTAAGAGCCACACACAGGAGCGGGACTTCTAATACATCTCGAGCTGAGTGGTCTACCACGGCAGCATCGGCCTTTTGTGAGTCTGGGCATAGAATGGCTTATGGAAATCGCCGAGCCCCTGGCTTTCCACCACCAAACAATGGCTCTCACCAGAACCACCTGAAATGGTGGTTCAAGTGGGGCACTGCGTGTGTTGTGGTTGTCTGCCTTTATTTTGCTGCCAGATCCTTTACTAGCAAAGTAAGAAGGTGAAAACAATTGTTTATTTTTCCCTTGTTTTAATTCAATGGTGATGAGAAATCAATGAACTGTGTGCCATTTGATAGGAGAGAATTTTTGACCCAACAAGTTCAACTTTTTAGAATAAGGACTGATTTCCTGGATCTTTTCTGAAGATATGATCCAATACATGGTGACCTTCCAATACCTATGCATTAAATCACTACAGGATCTTCATTCATTCACCAACTCACTCATTAGGTCCTATCTTGATAATAACTGAGAGTCATTAGTATTAACCTGAATGTTATGATGATGAGCTATATAATGGCTCCCAATAAGTCCATGTCCTAATCCTTAGAATCTGTAGCTATGCTAATTTACATGGCAAAATGGAATTTTCTATGGATGGAATTGGATGATTGATTTAAGAGATGGAACATTATGCTGTATTACCCTGGTGGGCCCAATATCATTATAGGAGTCTccataagaggaaagtcaaaataTGAATGTCAGAATAAAATGAGACTTGATGACAGAACCAAAGGACGGAATGATATGCTttgaagagagaggaagaggccACAACTAAGGAGTGCAAACAGCCATGTAGAAATTGGAAAAGACAAGGAAGTGATCCCTCTCTTGAGCTTCCCTAAGATTTCAGTTCTGTTTATACCTGACTTTCATCCCGTGAAACTGATTTGGATATTTGACCTTCAGAAATCGAAGATAATAAACCTGGGTTGGTTTAAGGAATTACGTTTGTGGTGATTTTGTGATAGCAGCTATAAGAAATTACTATCgttattaatattaataattaataaCTGATGTAATTATGTAATAGCAAAAATCAGGCGATTCTGTTTTACAGTCTTGAAAGAAAAGAGATTGAggtgctagtcacaaggtcagcaattgaaaCCCACCAATAATTCCTGCTgagaacgatgaggctatctattcccacaaagattttaagtctcagaaactcacaggggcagttctacgctgtcctgcatgattactgtgagtcagactcgGCCCAATGGCAGACTATTTAGAGTTTTATCACTATAGAGTCATTTAGCTTCTCCTCCGTCACCAAAACTTCTGCCCTCTTTTCCCTCTGCTTTTCTTTGTCACATTCTCTCCATGCGCAGCTTGGAAACTTGGATAATTGTATTAAAGGGGGATTTGGATTTTACTCCAGAAGGAATGGGAAGCCATTGAAAGAAATTGAAGTTGGAGGCCATTAGAGCGGCACcacattaaaaaatattgtatccctccagggcgtggtgccccaacagactggactggaaagcactcctaaaggccaacaaacgatccttgaactaactacaagcttttccttcttgttgtgttttattttgttctttgtcagtgtttttttgttgttgttttattgtatactgttgcttggttttgctctgacttgtttttgtgcatgttattatctccacaggtctgtctaaataagataggctggatgaactatctggaagaaaaacaatgggactgacaattctgggggacatgggatagggggaggcagggtgggggtaaggaagtggtattaacaaacccagggacaagggaacaacaagttgtccaaattggtggtgaggtgggtgtggcaggcctggtagggaatgatcaagggtaatgtaactaagaggtatagctgaaacccaggtggggatggagcatgatagtggggcaggaggaaagtcaagggaaatagaggaaagagctaggaggtaaaaggcatttatagaggtctacacaaaggcatgtacatatgcaaatatatatatatatatatatatatatatatatatatatatatatatatggatggggaaatagatccatgtgcctatatttataggtttagtattaaggtggtggaaggaccttgggcctctactcaagtactccctcaatgcatgaatactttcttctattaaattggcattctatgatgctcatcctccagacacaaccactgaagacaaagcgggtgaacaagcaaatgtggtgaagaaagctgatggtgcccggctatcaaaagagatagcgtctggagtcttaaaggcttgaaggtaaacaagcaaccatctagctcagaagcaacaaagcccacatggaagaaacacaccagcctgtgcaatcacgaagtgtcaaagggatcgggtataaggcatcatcagaaaaaaaaaatcttaccatagtgaatgaagggggaagtgcagagtggagacccaaagcccatttattggccactggagatcccttgaaaaaaaaaattctgtctcTGGAGGATAATGGAGTATAGAACAAAAATAATGGACATAGAGATTCAATTAAGACAGCCAGGTACACAGAGAGAGACTGCTatatataatgtaaatatttCCAAAGAATTTGAAGATAATGAAATTAATTTCA harbors:
- the RTP4 gene encoding receptor-transporting protein 4 gives rise to the protein MDVDINSWERMFQTLLQQEEPWHRWTLRLDEMIQPDRVANGWKQYQQKAFGRFQCSSCSRAWASAKVQVLCHMNWNLQTSQGQVLMRFFAQRCKKCQLSQFEKPTFSSESTSTILNNLVQRILERFYGKDLSTVREVPVVAEVPLNGSHDTANCEACVLGFCKHGLQDPLTSFSYLDIGNFLPTLGNLDNCIKGGFGFYSRRNGKPLKEIEVGGH